Proteins from a single region of Hordeum vulgare subsp. vulgare chromosome 6H, MorexV3_pseudomolecules_assembly, whole genome shotgun sequence:
- the LOC123403113 gene encoding uncharacterized protein LOC123403113: MDLDVVDQPTPRPEFCPNYEKETFKVEAYLDPIKFLVPDDLAVNMYRFNCHLVKVQGYLTRLRAAVWGINKEPWPEDTFRVDLEAVMERLYRVSERVQAWKKSAAWCGADVTLSLVRVHYKEAREDKLKMLQVANTKKLQFEDFMETFISATTRIAYGIDLDTFVEPASLGGP, from the exons ATGGACCTAGACGTCGTGGATCAGCCTACACCTCGACCAG aattTTGTCCGAACTACGAGAAAGAGACCTTCAAGGTGGAGGCATACTTGGACCCCATCAAGTTTCTTGTGCCTGATGACTTGGCCGTAAATATGTATCGCTTCAACTGCCACCTCGTGAAAGTTCAAGGATATCTCACTCGACTGCGAGCTGCTGTGTGGGGAATCAACAAAGAGCCGTGGCCTGAAGATACGTTCCGCGTCGATCTGGAAGCTGTGATGGAGCGCTTGTATCGGGTTTCTGAGAGagtccaagcatggaagaaatcCGCTGCTTGGTGCGGAGCTGATGTTACTCTTTCCCTTGTCAGGGTCCACTATAAGGAGGCGAGAGAAGACAAACTGAAAATGCTCCAAGTAGCGAATACCAAGAAGCTCCAGTTCGAGGATTTTATGGAGACCTTCATTAGTGCTACGACTCGAATTGCTTATGGAATTGATCTCGATACCTTTGTCGAGCCAGCAAGTCTCGGAGGTCCTTGA